In one Anas platyrhynchos isolate ZD024472 breed Pekin duck chromosome 8, IASCAAS_PekinDuck_T2T, whole genome shotgun sequence genomic region, the following are encoded:
- the RNPC3 gene encoding RNA-binding region-containing protein 3 has product MAAPGCEEARAGGSALGAGPSPSGPSPSGPSPSGVARRRGRTLLVRHLPAELTAAEKEELLRHFGAAAVRVLADHGRLKHTAFATFPSENAAAKALSRLHQLKLLGHTLVVEFAKEQDSAQVLSQPLHSEKCKSSEELVKEEEKKEPSCLKIDSGIAPSHGLTFPINSCLKYLYPPPSSTILANIANALASVPKFYVQVLHLMNKMNLPPPFGPITARPPMYEEYLPVPVPPPPIPPLPPEEPPLPEEEEEQVSSEDESEYESDNEEEKERMTKLMELATLQPKRPINTKRRGVRKKQRIKDLLSVPVCAPHSNMHPTLSPSDVFEQPQHVGHKKIEFHITTDIPSVLQIKSDREEKNDLCAATEEINNTGFGRIFPAPSSNDKMKTEEEDEEIPSEFISRRELEKNRLSREEMEKFSVFKNYEPGDPNCRIYVKNLAKQVQEKDLKFIFGRYVDFQSELERNMFDIRLMKEGRMKGQAFIGLPNEKAAAKALKEANGYVLFEKPMVVQFARSARPKQDSNEGKRKK; this is encoded by the exons ATGGCGGCGCCGGGCTGCGAGGAGGCGCGGGCGGGGGGCTCGGCGCTGGGGGCCGGCCCCTCGCCCAGCGGCCCCTCGCCCAGCGGCCCCTCGCCCAGCGGCGTggcgcggcggcggggccggacGCTGCTGGTGCGGCACCTGCCCGCCGAGCTGACGGCGGCGGagaaggaggagctgctgcggCACTTCGGCGCGGCGGCCGTGCGCGTCCTGGCGGACCACGGGCGGCTG AAACATACTGCTTTTGCTACCTTTCCCAGTGAAAATGCTGCTGCAAAG GCTTTGTCAAGACTGCATCAGCTGAAACTTTTAGGTCACACTTTAGTGGTTGAATTTGCAAAGGAACAAGACAGTGCGCAGGTTCTTAGCCAGCCTTTACACTCAGAGAAATGCAAAAG ttcaGAAGAGCTGgtgaaagaggaagagaagaaagaaccAAGCTGTCTTAAAATAGACAGTGGAATTGCACCCAGCCACGG tCTCACCTTTCCCATCAATTCTTGCCTCAAGTATCTGTATCCACCTCCTTCAAGTACAATTCTAGCAAATATAGCAAATGCCTTGGCGAGTGTGCCCAAATTTTATGTCCAG GTACTTCATCTTATGAATAAAATGAATCTTCCTCCACCTTTTGGACCAATTACTGCCCGCCCTCCCATG TATGAAGAGTATTTACCAGTGCCTGTGCCACCTCCCCCAATCCCACCTCTGCCTCCTGAAGAGCCTCCTTTgcctgaagaggaagaagagcaaGTATCTAGCGAGGATGAATCAGAATATGAAAGTGATAAcgaggaggaaaaagagag aatGACCAAATTGATGGAATTAGCAACCCTTCAGCCTAAAAGACCAATAAACACAAAGAGGCGTGgtgttagaaaaaaacaaagaattaaagATTTACTCAGTGTTCCAGTGTGTGCTCCCCACAG taaTATGCACCCTACACTGTCACCTTCAGATGTCTTTGAGCAGCCACAGCATGTAGGTCATAAAAAAATTGAGTTCCATATTACTACTGACATCCCATCTGTTCTTCAGATAAAGTCggatagagaagaaaaaaatg ACCTTTGTGCTGCTACAGAAGAAATCAATAACACAGGATTTGGAAGGATTTTCCCAGCTCCTAGCTCAAatgataaaatgaaaactgaggaagaagatgaggaaataccatcagaatttatttctagaaggGAACTAGAAAAAAACAGGCTTTCTAGAGAAG aaatggaaaagttttctgtcttcaaaaACTATGAGCCAGGTGATCCAAATTGCAGAATATATGTGAAGAATTTAGCTAAACAAGTTCAAGAAAAG GATCTTAAATTCATTTTTGGAAGATATGTGGACTTCCAGTCAGAACTGGAACGAAATAT GTTTGATATACGTTTGATGAAAGAAGGTCGTATGAAGGGACAGGCTTTCATTGGACTTCCTAATGAAAAAGCAGCTGCTAAAGCTTTAAAAGAAGCAAACGGATATGTCTTATTCGAAAAACCCATGGTGGTT CAATTTGCTCGTTCAGCTAGACCAAAGCAGGATTCCAatgaaggcaaaagaaaaaaatag